A genomic window from Lotus japonicus ecotype B-129 chromosome 1, LjGifu_v1.2 includes:
- the LOC130711097 gene encoding protein MAIN-LIKE 1-like: MKNRKRSRASEDAGPTEDRHRRLHASSRRGDHAATSHAVEASAPAPVDSMQSPMVEASAPAPVEPTDPVPTPPSPMVEVPRHESPGEESSGESSSGDESSGDESSDEESSGEEGSYDEDSIPPPDVDADVVPEAQGGEEDLIQRLPPFPGGPVDLSLLTHYADHKAPWTWHALLRTDERYVDRRHLRVATAGGKVWNLACDGDSDSHRRVRELIEQTGLHQLPWCSYSETDAGLILALVERWHEETSSFHMPFGEMTITQDDVSALLHLPMGSRFYTPGRGERDECAALCAELMGGSVARYHAEFDKNRSQTIRFGVLQTLYDAALEEHRYEDAARIWLVNQLGATLFASKSGGYHTTVYWIGMLQDLGRVSEYAWGAIALATLYNQLDRASRRGTAQMGGFSSLLLGWAYEYLSDRVIIRRADPEYSQDQPRARRWVMSRVGHAGLDERRVMLDELTVDDIIWTPFEDNRAHRPRDQRAMYSGYIRTPFGRVVRRHLPERVLRQFGYIQDVPRHPSEIQTTGSLAETADAAYADFVPHLRPQGIPATHSGEAVEERLYVGSWTCWSSHWRCQMLLQLARMPDPSLRGRWILLDPAHSSVPRE, translated from the exons atgaagaacagaaagaggtctcgagCTAGTGAGGATGCGGGGCCTACagaggatagacaccggcgattacatgcttctagccggcgcggcgatcatgctgcGACCTCTCACGCGgttgaggcttcagctccagctccagttgattctatgcagtcgcccatggtagaggcttcagctccagctccagttgaGCCTACTGATCCAGTTCctactccgccgtctcccatggtTGAGGTACCTCGCCATGAGTCACcaggcgaggagtcatcaggcgagtcgTCATCCGGCGATGAGTCATCCGGCGATGAGTCATCCGACGAGGAGTCATCCGGCGAGGAGGGGTCATatgacgaggatagtattcctcctcctgatgttgatgctgatgtcgtgccagaggcacagggtggcgaggaggacctgatccagaggttgccgccgtttccgggggggcctgttgatctgtcgcttctcacgcattatgctgatcacaaggctccctggacgtggcatgcactcctacgcacagacgagcggtatgtggaccgtcgacacttgagggtggccacagctggggggaaggtttggaaccttgcttgtgatggtgattcagacagtcacaggagggttcgagagttgattgagcagacgggtcttcatcagctaccctggTGCAGCTACTCGGAGACAGATGCAGGCCtcattttggcccttgtggagcgatggcatgaggagactagtagcttccacatgccgtttggggagatgaccatcacccaggacgacgtgtcggctcttctccatctcccaatggggtcgaggttctatacgcctgggaggggggagagggacgagtgtgcagcgctatgtgctgagttgatgggaggatctgttgctcgttatcatgctgagtttgataagaacaggagccagactattcgctttggggtcttgcagacccTGTATGATGCTGCGTTGGagg agcaccgatatgaggacgctgcacggatttggctggtgaaccagctaggcgcgacgctctttgctagcaagagcggtGGATACCACACGACCGTCTACTGGATAGGTATGTTGCAGGATCTCGGTCGAGTGtccgagtacgcgtggggcgcgattgcgctcgctacgTTGTACAACCAGCTTGAtcgagcgtccaggagggggacggcccagatgggaggtttcAGCTCACTCTTGCTAGGATGGGcctacgagtacctttctgatcgcgtcattatccggagggcggatccggagtactcgcaggaccagcctagggcgcggcggtgggttatgtcccgggtcgggcatgcaggcctcgatgagaggcgagtcatgctcgatgagctgacggtggatgacattatatggaccccatttgaggacaatcgggctcatcgaccacgggatcagagggccatgtattctggctacatccggacgccatttggccgtgttgttcgacgacatctaccagagagggttctgcgccagtttggctacatccaggatgtccctcgacacccctccgagatccagacgactgggtcccttgctgagaccgcagatgctgcctatgctgattTTGTGCCGCACCtgcgccctcaggggatccctGCTACTCATTcgggagaggctgtggagga
- the LOC130727613 gene encoding F-box/kelch-repeat protein At3g23880-like, which yields MDRDLIIEILLRLPVKSIVRFKVVSKLWRSLISDPLFASLHFQRAAPSLLFADSHAIRTIDLEGPLQSHRVSQPINCHFLSNYHDLSSSKHRNRISIEGSCRGFLLITWIINISHQHPWNDSLYLWNPSTHVHKPIPPSPVVDTNVFNHLFGFGYDSSTDDYLVVRVPVADGNQPTHLPDVQFFSLRANMWKYTEGVDLPPLTTIDPCHGLLFNEAIHWAVSNWVDGVTNMFIIAFDLMEKRLLEIPMPHGLLFPRFTLWVHGRFLSLSILQRDGTCEIWVMKKYKVQTSWTKTVLSTGSFHFPICSTKGGDIVLHSGTKVKKYSDEGVEQEEQLEYPNHCGLLDASVPIYTESMLSLPDVSD from the coding sequence ATGGATCGAGATTTGATAATTGAAATCCTTTTGAGGTTGCCGGTGAAGTCTATTGTACGATTCAAGGTTGTGAGCAAGTTATGGAGATCTCTCATATCCGATCCCCTCTTTGCTTCATTACATTTTCAACGTGCTGCTCCTTCACTCCTTTTCGCTGACTCTCATGCCATTCGAACCATTGACTTAGAGGGACCGCTTCAATCTCATCGTGTTTCTCAACCAATCAATTGTCACTTTTTGTCTAATTATCATGATTTATCGTCGTCTAAACACCGTAACCGTATTTCGATTGAAGGTTCGTGTAGAGGCTTTCTGCTAATCACCTGGATTATTAATATTAGTCATCAGCACCCGTGGAATGATAGTCTCTACCTGTGGAATCCATCCACACATGTCCACAAACCAATACCACCATCTCCTGTTGTTGACACCAATGTTTTTAATCATCTATTTGGATTTGGTTACGATTCCTCGACAGATGACTACTTGGTGGTTCGAGTGCCCGTGGCGGACGGTAACCAACCTACTCATTTACCAGATGTGCAGTTTTTCTCATTGAGAGCTAATATGTGGAAATATACCGAGGGTGTTGATTTGCCTCCCTTGACCACTATTGACCCTTGTCATGGATTGCTCTTTAACGAGGCTATTCACTGGGCGGTTAGTAACTGGGTCGATGGTGTTACGAACATGTTTATTATTGCCTTTGATTTAATGGAAAAGAGACTCTTAGAGATACCCATGCCTCATGGTCTTCTTTTCCCTCGTTTTACTTTGTGGGTGCATGGAAGATTTTTAAGTCTATCAATTTTGCAGAGAGATGGTACATGTGAAATATGGGTTATGAAGAAATACAAAGTACAGACATCTTGGACCAAGACTGTTCTATCTACGGGGAGCTTTCACTTCCCAATATGCTCTACAAAAGGTGGTGATATTGTTTTACATTCTGGAACAAAAGTGAAAAAGTATAGTGATGAAGGAGTAGAACAAGAAGAACAACTAGAGTATCCGAACCATTGTGGTTTACTAGATGCATCAGTGCCCATATATACAGAGTCAATGCTTTCACTCCCTGATGTTAGCGACTGA
- the LOC130711090 gene encoding probable glutathione S-transferase, which translates to MTRIGLGSLKYGTRKLVVPTAWKSVFTTDEKEREKNIEESSEALQFLEHEVKDHKFLGGDEFGFVDIAAVFIAFWIPVIQEVIGLQLFTAENFPKLYIWSQEILNHPVVKECLPPKEPLFAMCKAHYESIVGVGIDCQIPHCQLCCFPTVPQNRSESQH; encoded by the exons ATGACAAGAATAGGTTTAGGCTCACTCAAATATGGAACTAGGAAATTG GTTGTCCCTACAGCATGGAAATCTGTTTTTACCACGGATGAGAAAGAACGTGAGAAGAATATTGAAGAATCCTCCGAGGCTCTGCAATTTCTTGAGCATGAGGTGAAGGACCATAAGTTCTTGGGGGGAGATGAGTTTGGGTTTGTGGACATTGCTGCGGTGTTCATAGCTTTTTGGATCCCTGTGATCCAAGAAGTAATAGGATTGCAGTTGTTCACAGCTGAAAATTTTCCCAAGCTCTACATATGGAGTCAAGAAATTCTCAACCACCCAGTCGTCAAAGAGTGCCTGCCTCCCAAAGAACCACTTTTTGCCATGTGCAAAGCTCACTATGAAAGCATTGTTGGTGTTGGGATTGATTGTCAAATCCCACATTgccaa ctGTGTTGTTTCCCAACAGTACCTCAAAATAGATCTGAATCTCAGCATTGA